The sequence CTCAACCATCGATGGTGTTGTTCTTTCCGAAACCTACGGCCTGCTCTGTTCCCCTGCAGGAAAAGCGTATCTTGCAGAGCGAATCGTTGAGAACAAACTGGACAGGATCGTAGTCGCCGCCTGCTCCCCCAGGGAACATGAACGAACCTTTATGGAGATCTGTGAGGAAGCGGGCCTTAACCCCTTCATGATGCAGATGGCCAACATAAGGGAACAGGTTGCATGGGTGACAAATGACAAGGATCTTGCCACCGATAAAGCACTCCGACTGATCAGAGGAGCCATCAACAGAACTACACGTCATAAGCCTCTGGTAAAAACAGGTATCGTCTGTAATCCCGAAGTTGTTGTTATCGGAGGCGGAGTAGCGGGAATGACCACATCACTCGTTCTCGCCGAAGCTGATCGAAGAATTACTATAATCGAAAAAGCTCCATCTCTACACGGAACAGCAGACTCAATCAATAAAACCCTTATTGAAACCCTTGCAGATAAAGTTGAAAACAGAAGCGAGATAACTGTGCTTCTGGAAACGGAAATTAATGAAATTGTAGGTTTTTTCGGAAACTTCATTGTCAAATTGGAAGCGAACGCAGGCGAGGTTGAACCGGATGATATTCAAGCCGGATCAATTGTTCTCGCAACAGGCTGCAGTACCGGGGACTCAGAAGAATCCGTTTCATCTCCGGGTTTCACAGAAATTGCCGATATGCTGAGAATAGAAACAGATGAACACGGGTTCCCGGCAAGGGAACACGATTCACTTGCTCCCGTATCAACTCCCATTGACGGGGTTTACGTTACAGGTTGTGCAGGCGGGTCATGTGATCTTCTGATGACTGTCGCTCAATCGGAAGCCGTCGCAGGTATAATCTTATCCTCTCTGATTCCGGGTAGAGAGGTTGAGACCGAACCGAAGACTTCGGTCATATCGGAAACTCTCTGCAGAGGATGCCAGACCTGTCTTGAAGTGTGCAGTTACGGAGCTGTATCCTTCGATGAAGAAAAGCTGATCTGTTTTGTTAACAGTATACTCTGCAAAGGCTGTGGTAACTGTGCCGCGGCATGTCCTTCCGGGGCTATAAAGGCTCAGCACTTCACCCCTGATCAGATTCGCTATCAGTTGACAGGGCTTCTGACATGAAGGGGAAACTTACTCCTCGTTTGATGGAATTCATGAGGAACTGTCTTTCTGATGGAATAGTTGATTCGATAATGGTTCCTGTTAATGGCCCTGGTAATTCGTTTCCATGGATGCTTATAACCGATCCTGCGATGCTTGAGAAAACTGAACCGCTCCCTCCGACAATGTCTGTACATGGAGCGAAGGCCCTTGCTTCATTCGCTCAAACTTCAGGCAAAGATAAAATACTTGCAATTCTTCGTCCTTGTGAAGCCAGAGCGGCAATCGAACTGTCAAAACTCGAACAGATCGATATCGAGAATATCGTTCTGCTCACAATGGACTGTCCCGGAGCCGTTCCTCTTTCTGAATACGGTGAAAATGGAATCACCGAGCCGGACTGGTCAGATCCCGATACTGTCCGCCCGCTTTGCAGACAGTGCACAGAATTCACCGCAGTCGGAGATATCTGCCTGGCTCTACATACTGATGAAGAGATGTTCGTTCCCCTTACAGAAAAAGGTGAATCCCTCCTTGCATTGCTTGATATACAATCTGGTGAGGATACATCCGGCTGGAGAAAATGGTCAGACAACCTGACCGAAGAGAGAATGAAAATCAAAGAAACTGAGAGGGAGAATCTCCGGAATGCGTACGGCGGGTTGAATGGTCTTACAGAGGTCTTCAGCGGATGCATCGGCTGCCGCAACTGCAGGACTGTCTGTCCAATATGTTACTGCCGGCTCTGCTTTATCGACATGAAGGACAGGCGCTCACCGGCCGGTGATCATCTTGAACATTCCCGGAAAGCGGGAGCTGCAAGACTTTCCACAAACACTCTTCTCTTCCACATCGGCAGAATGGCACATATGAGTCTTTCATGCGTTTCCTGCGGTATGTGTGAGGATGCATGCCCATCGGATATTCCTATCGGAAGGCTTGTAAGCATGGTTTCCGGCAGTACTACTGACCTGTTCAGCTATAGTGCCGGAAAAGATCCTCTTACCCCGCTCCCGCTGAATACATTCCAGAAGGATGAACTTCATGATTTCGAAGACTGAGACCCAAAACGCCGTGGACAGCATTCTGGTATCTGCTGAATCTGTACAGGACTCATTGAGGAGAATCCTGAAACATATTCTCGTTACAGGTCAGGCAGACTCGGTTTTTGCGCTTCGCCGGACAAAGCAGGAGGGAAGATTCTGTTATTCCCTCATCTCTGACCCTGAACTTATCGATGAAGTTCTCCCATTCTACCCGGTAATGCCCGTACAGGGAGCTAAAGCTCTTTCAGAACTCACCGCTACTGAGATTCTTCATAAACCGGTTGCTGCTCTTCTGAGACCGTGTGAGATCAGAGCATTTGTTGAAACCTCAAAGCAGTCACAGGGAAGTCTGGACAATCTGTTCGTGATAAGCTGTACGTGCCCGGGGGTTATCCCGGCATCCAGACTGTTGATGGAGGACAGAGAAACAGTACTCTCAGAACACAGTGAAAATATCAGAAACGCATGCAGAACCTGCACGGAATTCGTGCCTGACAACTACGTGGACATGACCGTCGTAATTGCTTCTGATATCGCTCCTGAGAATTGCCGAGTTTTTCTTCACACAGAAAAAGCACGTATCATCGCGGACGGACTTTCGTCATTCACTCCGGAAGCTGGAGCACCCCTGAAGGAAACTCTTGCTGTCCTTCTTAAAATCAGACAGTTCAACCGAGAGAACCTTCTTGCGGAAACACCCGAGGTAGAGGATGGCTTTGATTCACTAATCGATCTATTCTCTACATGTATCAACTGCCGTGGCTGCAGAGAAGTGTGTCCTCTCTGTCATTGTGTTCTCTGTGATTATGAAACGGCACGCACTCAGCACTCGCCGGAACTTGTCCGTGCTGAAGCAAAACGAAGAGGCGCGATCAGGATACCTTCGGGAACAATTCAGTTCCAGCTGGGAAGGCTCATGCATATTTCACCATTCTGTGTTTCATGCGGACAATGCAGTGATGTGTGCCCGGTTGATATTCCTGTATCCGATATCTTTACCAGAGCAGCCGATCTCGTCCAGACCGCACTGAACTATGAACCCGGAAAAAGCCTGGATGACGACCCGCCGATGTCGACTTACATCGAACAGGAATTACTGGATATAACTGATTAATTTTCCAGTAACGTACAAAATTCAGGTTGGATACCGCTCTACGCTTTTGACTCGAGCTTTGTTATCAGATTATGTTTTAACAAAGAGTGTTCAATTCTCCGACAGGGGTCATTTCGATTGAATGAGAAACAGATCAAGAAATATTTCGAACTCGGTCTGATCGGTATGGCGGTAGTCTCACCCGATAAAGATATTATTGAAATCAACGATTTCTTCTGTGATATGATCGGCTATACAAAAGACGAACTGCTCAGGATAAAGTGGTCTGACATTTCCCACCCTGATGATCTGCAGATAAATAAAACTAAACTCAATCAAATGCTTTCAGGTGACATAGATGGTTATTCACTTGAAAAACGGCTCATCCGCAAAGATGGCAGTATCATTTTTGTTAATGTCTCATCGAAGTGTACCAGAGAAGAGGACGGCTCTGTAGAACAGATTATTTCTCTCGTGCAGGATATCACCGAAAGGAAAAATGCGGAAGAGGTCATCAGGATATCTGAACTGAAATACAGAACTGTAGTTGAGAATGCAAGAGAGTACATTTGGCAGCTTGATGCGAAAGGGAATTTCGTATTTATCAACTCGTATGCCGAAGAAATTTCCGGTCATAAAAGCACAGATTTGAAAGGAATGAATTTCTCACTTGCTGTTCATCCCGATGATCTGGAACGAATCCAGAAAATATTCCTGGACACATTGAATGGAAACGTGAACGAGTATGAAACCAGAGTGGTCGATGATAAGGGCAATGAAGACATTCTTCTTGTTCAGACGATTCCCCTGTACACGGACGGAGAAATTGCCGGTACTCTGAGTTTTGGAAGGAACATCTCCAGGTGGAGAAAAGCGGAAAAGTCTCTGCTTGAGAGCGAGGAAAAATACCGCTCTCTTGTAGAACAGAGTCATGATGGCATCTACATCTACAAAGGAAACAGGCTTCTTTTCGTCAATGACCGTATATGCAAATTCACCGGTTACAGCAAGGAAGAATTGTACGATCTGGATTTTCTGCAGCTGATTCATCCGGATGACAGGGCGGAAATCGGGAAATACGAAAGAAACAGATCTGTAGGAAAGTACATCCCAAATGTCTATCAGATCAGAATTATCTCGAAGGATGGGCAGATCAGAAATATGGAACTATCCGTCAGGATTATCACCTATCAGGGTGAGTATGCCATACTTGGAATTGGAAGAGATATTTCTGACCAGCTGAAACTGGATGAGGAAAGACAAAAGACCCAGAGATTGGAATCTCTGGGGATTTTTGCAGGGGGCATAGCACACGATTTCAACAACTTCCTCACCGGCATACTTGGCAACATCTCTCTCGCAAAGACAATGGTTGAACCCGGAAGCGATATACACAGGATTCTCTCTAACTCGGAGAAAGCCTCAAACAAGGCATCCGGTCTGACCCATCAACTTCTGACATTTTCGAGGGGAGGAGCACCTGTAAGGGAGAATCTCTCTATTAATGAACTTCTGAGACAATCAGCAGATTTCGTCCTTAGCGGTTCAAATGTAAACGCATCCTATGACATTCCTTCAGATATCTGGACGGTGAATGCGGACAAGGGGCAGATCAGCCAGGTCATACAGAATATCACCATCAACGCGGACCAATCCATGCCGGATGGAGGAGAGGTATTGATCAAGGCGGGGAATATTGAAATTGATAGAAGTACGGCAATGCAGCTGAATCCTGGCAGATACGTGAGAATTGAGATAAGCGACTATGGCTGTGGTATACCAGTGGATCACATATCGAATATTTTCGACCCTTTCTATTCAACTAAAAAGGATGGAAGCGGTCTGGGTCTTACAACCGCTTTCTCGATTATCAGGAAACATGATGGAAATATCATAGTGAAAAGCAGATGCGGTACTGGGACTGCTTTTATCATACATCTCCCTGCATCAACCGAAAAGGTAATCAAGAATGATGATGACAGACAT is a genomic window of Candidatus Aegiribacteria sp. containing:
- a CDS encoding 4Fe-4S dicluster domain-containing protein; the encoded protein is MKGKLTPRLMEFMRNCLSDGIVDSIMVPVNGPGNSFPWMLITDPAMLEKTEPLPPTMSVHGAKALASFAQTSGKDKILAILRPCEARAAIELSKLEQIDIENIVLLTMDCPGAVPLSEYGENGITEPDWSDPDTVRPLCRQCTEFTAVGDICLALHTDEEMFVPLTEKGESLLALLDIQSGEDTSGWRKWSDNLTEERMKIKETERENLRNAYGGLNGLTEVFSGCIGCRNCRTVCPICYCRLCFIDMKDRRSPAGDHLEHSRKAGAARLSTNTLLFHIGRMAHMSLSCVSCGMCEDACPSDIPIGRLVSMVSGSTTDLFSYSAGKDPLTPLPLNTFQKDELHDFED
- a CDS encoding PAS domain S-box protein; the encoded protein is MNEKQIKKYFELGLIGMAVVSPDKDIIEINDFFCDMIGYTKDELLRIKWSDISHPDDLQINKTKLNQMLSGDIDGYSLEKRLIRKDGSIIFVNVSSKCTREEDGSVEQIISLVQDITERKNAEEVIRISELKYRTVVENAREYIWQLDAKGNFVFINSYAEEISGHKSTDLKGMNFSLAVHPDDLERIQKIFLDTLNGNVNEYETRVVDDKGNEDILLVQTIPLYTDGEIAGTLSFGRNISRWRKAEKSLLESEEKYRSLVEQSHDGIYIYKGNRLLFVNDRICKFTGYSKEELYDLDFLQLIHPDDRAEIGKYERNRSVGKYIPNVYQIRIISKDGQIRNMELSVRIITYQGEYAILGIGRDISDQLKLDEERQKTQRLESLGIFAGGIAHDFNNFLTGILGNISLAKTMVEPGSDIHRILSNSEKASNKASGLTHQLLTFSRGGAPVRENLSINELLRQSADFVLSGSNVNASYDIPSDIWTVNADKGQISQVIQNITINADQSMPDGGEVLIKAGNIEIDRSTAMQLNPGRYVRIEISDYGCGIPVDHISNIFDPFYSTKKDGSGLGLTTAFSIIRKHDGNIIVKSRCGTGTAFIIHLPASTEKVIKNDDDRHNSETHEGRILIMDDKDIVRTTISSMLEHLGYEIESAKNGDEAIEKYCRSMRNGKPFKLVILDLTIPGGKGGKETIKELRKIDPDIKAIVSSGYSTDPVMAHYREYGFAGVIMKPYTLGKIDSSIREILNP
- a CDS encoding FAD-dependent oxidoreductase; the encoded protein is MPSGRIGVFVCACGPNIADRMDIDKIVQEVSTIDGVVLSETYGLLCSPAGKAYLAERIVENKLDRIVVAACSPREHERTFMEICEEAGLNPFMMQMANIREQVAWVTNDKDLATDKALRLIRGAINRTTRHKPLVKTGIVCNPEVVVIGGGVAGMTTSLVLAEADRRITIIEKAPSLHGTADSINKTLIETLADKVENRSEITVLLETEINEIVGFFGNFIVKLEANAGEVEPDDIQAGSIVLATGCSTGDSEESVSSPGFTEIADMLRIETDEHGFPAREHDSLAPVSTPIDGVYVTGCAGGSCDLLMTVAQSEAVAGIILSSLIPGREVETEPKTSVISETLCRGCQTCLEVCSYGAVSFDEEKLICFVNSILCKGCGNCAAACPSGAIKAQHFTPDQIRYQLTGLLT